The Burkholderia mayonis genome window below encodes:
- a CDS encoding DUF6670 family protein produces MPPIDSAHRHRGWRGLRGYALAKVATQILRPVEPSARHGLPAPTIFPPDGGARRFGLMHYGIMIPDLPAPHHFLASAIILGSAGMRVFDTDFAAAPGDGPLQTATLVHGTAAAVDRHFTRYSTPRDTEWRADGSLLRLGEDMELSGRYPDFRLKSRRQGFAVELSLTATGDVTWFAKGVFYEHIALVTRYRGTIEQEGAATEVSGLCTYEYARGTSPYLLYDRFLPKAAKLPWDVFSYQVIDLDADTQLLLAHVQVDGHPALTSAYLRIVGQCAHRLDADVHFRVLSTQAQPAVAPDGSEMRLPETFAWRVRDRQGRNLFAIDATVDTPMLFGIGTGYVGGYRWEGERDGRPASGRGYIEYVDQRR; encoded by the coding sequence TTGCCCCCGATCGACAGCGCGCACCGTCACCGCGGCTGGCGCGGATTGCGCGGCTACGCGCTGGCCAAGGTGGCCACGCAGATTCTGCGGCCCGTCGAGCCATCCGCGCGCCACGGCCTGCCCGCGCCGACGATCTTTCCGCCGGACGGCGGTGCGCGCCGGTTCGGCCTGATGCACTACGGCATCATGATCCCGGATCTGCCTGCGCCCCACCATTTCTTGGCCAGCGCGATCATCCTCGGCAGCGCGGGCATGCGCGTGTTCGACACCGATTTCGCGGCCGCGCCGGGCGACGGCCCGCTGCAGACCGCGACGCTCGTGCACGGCACGGCGGCCGCCGTCGATCGTCACTTCACGCGCTATTCGACCCCGCGCGACACGGAATGGCGCGCGGACGGCAGCCTGCTGCGCCTCGGCGAGGATATGGAGCTGAGCGGCCGCTATCCCGATTTCCGGCTGAAGAGCCGTCGTCAGGGCTTCGCGGTCGAGTTGTCGCTGACGGCCACGGGCGACGTCACATGGTTCGCGAAAGGCGTCTTCTATGAACACATCGCACTCGTCACCCGCTATCGGGGCACGATCGAGCAGGAAGGCGCCGCGACCGAGGTGTCGGGCCTCTGCACCTATGAATACGCGCGCGGCACCTCGCCGTATCTGCTCTACGACCGCTTCCTGCCGAAAGCCGCAAAGCTGCCCTGGGACGTGTTCAGCTATCAGGTGATCGATCTCGATGCCGATACACAGTTGCTGCTCGCGCACGTCCAGGTCGACGGCCATCCGGCGTTGACGAGCGCGTATCTGCGCATCGTCGGCCAATGCGCGCACCGGCTCGACGCCGATGTCCATTTCCGGGTGCTGAGCACGCAGGCGCAGCCGGCCGTCGCGCCGGACGGCTCCGAGATGCGGCTGCCCGAGACATTCGCGTGGCGCGTGCGCGACCGGCAAGGCCGCAATCTGTTCGCCATCGACGCGACGGTCGACACGCCGATGCTGTTCGGCATCGGCACGGGCTACGTCGGCGGCTATCGCTGGGAAGGCGAGCGTGACGGACGGCCGGCGAGCGGGCGCGGATACATCGAGTACGTCGACCAGCGCAGATGA
- a CDS encoding MFS transporter, translated as MIKMSLVQFRVFALFAIGYFVSYVFRGVNLGFAPLITRDLGLSAADLGLLTSLYFLGFACAQIPAGVLLDRYGPRRVSAALLLVAAAGAWVFGAAHDVGTMMAGRLLIGIGVSVCLGGAFKALAQHFPVARLPLLNGFVMAVGGLGGVAVGSPLEWLLGFAGWRAVCAGLGAFTVAVAAALWTFAPEAEQGRQNVSVAAQFAGTWRIIADRAFWKIASFSVVTQGVFYAMQSLWVGAYLRDVSGFAPSDAAALVSVLGFAMMAGCVGFGAAARGLERRGVSLYAFCGVGMALFVATQLAIMLRAPLPAVVLWAAYGVFGGVGILSYAVLAEYFPVHLIGRANTTLTLVIFVLIFGFQVGVGAVLSRWPTHAGHYPAGAHLTAWGVLVALQIASAVWYVLPDRALGKSARHAG; from the coding sequence GTGATCAAGATGTCCCTTGTGCAATTTCGCGTGTTCGCGCTGTTCGCGATCGGCTACTTCGTTTCGTATGTCTTTCGTGGCGTGAATCTCGGCTTCGCGCCGCTCATCACGCGCGACCTCGGCCTGTCCGCCGCCGACCTCGGCCTGCTGACGAGTCTCTATTTCCTCGGCTTCGCGTGCGCGCAGATTCCGGCGGGCGTGCTGCTCGACCGCTACGGTCCGCGCCGCGTGAGCGCCGCGCTGTTGCTCGTCGCGGCGGCGGGCGCGTGGGTGTTCGGCGCCGCGCACGACGTCGGCACGATGATGGCCGGGCGGCTTCTGATCGGCATCGGCGTGTCGGTGTGCCTCGGCGGCGCGTTCAAGGCGCTCGCGCAGCATTTCCCGGTCGCGCGGCTGCCGCTCCTGAACGGCTTCGTGATGGCGGTGGGCGGCCTGGGCGGCGTCGCGGTCGGCTCGCCGCTCGAATGGCTGCTCGGCTTCGCCGGCTGGCGTGCGGTGTGCGCGGGGCTCGGCGCGTTCACGGTGGCGGTCGCGGCCGCTTTGTGGACGTTCGCGCCCGAAGCGGAGCAGGGCCGCCAAAACGTGAGCGTCGCCGCGCAGTTCGCCGGCACCTGGCGGATCATCGCGGACCGCGCGTTCTGGAAGATCGCATCGTTCTCGGTCGTCACGCAGGGCGTGTTCTATGCGATGCAGTCGCTATGGGTCGGCGCGTACCTGCGCGACGTGAGCGGCTTCGCGCCGAGCGACGCGGCCGCGCTCGTATCGGTGCTCGGCTTCGCGATGATGGCGGGCTGCGTCGGCTTCGGCGCGGCGGCGCGCGGGCTCGAGCGGCGCGGCGTGTCGCTGTACGCGTTCTGTGGAGTGGGAATGGCGCTCTTCGTCGCGACGCAGCTCGCGATCATGCTGCGCGCGCCGCTGCCCGCCGTCGTGCTGTGGGCAGCGTACGGCGTGTTCGGCGGCGTCGGCATTCTGAGCTACGCGGTGCTCGCCGAGTACTTCCCCGTTCATCTGATCGGCCGCGCGAACACGACGCTCACGCTCGTCATCTTCGTCCTGATCTTCGGCTTCCAGGTCGGTGTGGGCGCGGTGCTGTCGCGGTGGCCGACTCACGCGGGGCACTACCCGGCGGGCGCGCACCTGACCGCTTGGGGCGTGCTCGTCGCGCTGCAGATCGCGAGCGCGGTCTGGTACGTGCTGCCCGACCGCGCGCTCGGCAAGTCGGCGCGGCACGCGGGCTGA
- a CDS encoding transglycosylase SLT domain-containing protein has product MRFLLSALLVLTLAACAGAGPTAQNPAASDPQAASTFLRKSATAKETVDVDKQSVGDLTTNDSDLWARIRRGFQVPDLQSDLVDMQTTWYTQRPDYVQRMTERSQKYLYHIVEELEARHMPTELALLPFIESAYNPQALSVAKAAGMWQFMPGTGRTYNLKRNMWQDERRDVLASTSAALDYLSRLHDMFGDWYLALAAYNWGEGNVQRAIARNQAAGLPTDYQSLRMPNETRNYVPKLQAVKNIIANPQQYGLTLPDIPNHPYFVTVTTSRDIDVTVAAKLANLPLDEFKSLNPSFSKPVILGATQPQILLPFDNATAFEKGLKSYDGQLSSWTAYTVTERSRPAAIAEKIGVDADTLMQVNKIPAGMRLKPGSTIVVPRTDDDDEDISADVAENGALAMEPDVPDTRKMLIRVRRKQSMEALASRYGVSVAQLRGWNRTRRAVVMPGQTMVLHVPVGRAVPAEPGPERIATSVSGGRIERASLHTGGKASRGRKAAPVAAKAPAKAATKRSAKAAPAKSASHKAKKK; this is encoded by the coding sequence ATGCGATTCCTCCTCAGTGCGCTATTGGTCCTGACGCTCGCCGCGTGCGCGGGCGCGGGACCGACTGCCCAAAATCCCGCGGCCTCCGATCCGCAAGCCGCTTCGACCTTCCTGCGCAAGTCCGCCACCGCGAAAGAAACCGTCGACGTCGACAAGCAATCGGTCGGCGACCTGACCACCAACGACAGCGATCTCTGGGCGCGCATCCGCCGCGGCTTCCAGGTGCCCGATCTGCAGAGCGACCTCGTCGACATGCAGACCACGTGGTATACGCAGCGCCCCGACTACGTGCAGCGGATGACCGAGCGCTCGCAGAAGTACCTGTACCACATCGTCGAGGAGCTCGAGGCGCGCCACATGCCGACCGAGCTCGCGCTGCTGCCGTTCATCGAGTCCGCGTACAACCCGCAGGCGCTGTCGGTCGCGAAGGCGGCCGGCATGTGGCAGTTCATGCCGGGCACGGGCCGCACGTACAACCTGAAGCGGAACATGTGGCAGGACGAGCGGCGCGACGTGCTCGCATCGACGAGCGCGGCGCTCGACTATCTTTCGCGCCTGCACGACATGTTCGGCGACTGGTATCTCGCGCTCGCCGCGTACAACTGGGGCGAGGGCAACGTGCAGCGCGCGATCGCGCGCAACCAGGCGGCCGGCCTGCCGACCGACTACCAGAGCCTGCGGATGCCGAACGAGACGCGCAACTATGTGCCGAAGCTGCAGGCCGTGAAGAACATCATCGCGAATCCGCAGCAGTACGGCCTCACGCTGCCGGATATCCCGAACCACCCGTATTTCGTGACGGTGACGACGTCGCGCGACATCGACGTGACGGTCGCCGCGAAGCTCGCGAACCTGCCGCTCGACGAATTCAAGTCGCTCAATCCGTCGTTCTCGAAGCCCGTGATCCTCGGCGCGACGCAGCCGCAGATCCTGCTGCCGTTCGACAACGCGACGGCGTTCGAGAAGGGCCTGAAGTCGTACGACGGCCAGCTGTCGTCGTGGACGGCGTACACCGTGACTGAACGCTCGCGGCCTGCCGCGATCGCGGAGAAGATCGGCGTCGACGCGGACACGCTGATGCAGGTGAACAAGATTCCGGCCGGCATGCGCCTGAAGCCCGGTTCGACGATCGTCGTGCCGCGCACCGACGACGACGACGAGGACATCAGCGCCGACGTCGCCGAGAATGGCGCGCTCGCGATGGAGCCGGACGTGCCGGATACGCGCAAGATGCTGATTCGCGTGCGCCGCAAGCAGTCGATGGAAGCGCTCGCGAGCCGCTACGGCGTGTCGGTCGCGCAGCTTCGCGGGTGGAACCGCACGCGCCGCGCTGTCGTGATGCCGGGCCAAACGATGGTGCTGCACGTGCCGGTCGGCCGCGCGGTGCCGGCCGAGCCGGGTCCGGAGCGGATCGCGACGTCGGTTTCAGGCGGCCGCATCGAGCGCGCGAGCCTGCATACGGGCGGCAAGGCGAGCCGCGGCCGCAAGGCGGCGCCCGTCGCCGCGAAGGCGCCCGCGAAGGCCGCGACGAAGCGCAGCGCGAAGGCCGCACCCGCGAAGTCCGCGAGCCACAAGGCAAAGAAAAAGTAA
- the gloB gene encoding hydroxyacylglutathione hydrolase: MNELEYVPVPAFDDNYIWLVSDGSDAVAVDPGEAAPVRRYLDARGWRLTAILLTHHHGDHVGGVAELLATSRGSDSFAVFGPAHEAIEHVTRRLSGGERVRIGSPALEFDVIDVPGHTRGHIAYFQAAGAGPAGPAHAAPHLFCGDTLFSCGCGRLFEGTPAQMLASLDALAALPGDTRVHCAHEYTLSNIQFALACEPGNAALAAWRDEASARRARNEPTLPTTIAHERAVNPFLRADSPSIRATLETQLHEAAPDRLAAFTLMREWKNRFR, encoded by the coding sequence ATGAACGAGCTGGAATACGTGCCGGTGCCGGCATTCGACGACAACTACATCTGGCTCGTGTCGGACGGCAGCGATGCGGTTGCCGTCGATCCGGGCGAGGCCGCCCCGGTGCGCCGCTATCTCGACGCGCGAGGTTGGCGGCTGACCGCTATTTTACTCACGCACCATCATGGCGACCATGTCGGTGGAGTGGCCGAGCTGCTCGCGACCTCGCGCGGCAGCGATTCCTTCGCGGTGTTCGGCCCAGCACACGAGGCGATCGAGCACGTGACGCGCCGCCTCTCGGGCGGCGAGCGCGTGCGCATCGGATCGCCCGCGCTCGAATTCGACGTGATCGACGTGCCCGGCCATACGCGCGGCCACATTGCGTATTTCCAGGCGGCCGGCGCAGGCCCGGCGGGGCCGGCGCATGCCGCGCCGCATCTCTTTTGCGGCGACACGCTGTTCTCGTGCGGCTGCGGCCGCCTCTTCGAAGGCACGCCCGCGCAAATGCTCGCGTCGCTCGACGCGCTCGCGGCGCTGCCGGGCGACACGCGCGTGCACTGCGCGCACGAGTACACGCTGTCGAACATCCAGTTTGCGCTCGCTTGCGAGCCGGGCAACGCGGCGCTCGCCGCATGGCGCGACGAAGCGAGCGCGCGTCGCGCGCGCAACGAGCCGACGCTGCCGACGACGATCGCGCACGAGCGAGCGGTGAACCCGTTCCTGCGCGCGGACAGCCCGTCGATCCGCGCGACGCTCGAAACGCAACTGCACGAGGCGGCGCCCGACCGGCTCGCCGCGTTCACGCTGATGCGCGAGTGGAAAAATCGTTTTCGTTAA
- a CDS encoding class I SAM-dependent methyltransferase, whose product MSDRSIIDWPAWTDSPPGRYVLDWEQTQLDRTVSDVFGFHALQLGLPQLDTLRENRMPCRGLVLDPASGASAPYHYPWAREAHSTEHAPAGRSTVWCDLLDLPFESQSVDLIVMPHTLEFTSDPHRLLREAERVLMPEGQLVITGFNSLSLWGARQSVGKMANRPFVPATRDQITFIRLKDWIKLLGFDLERGRFGCYRPPLATDKWLSRYAFMEAAGDRWWPIFGAVYMVTAIKRVRGMRLVGPIRMKKPVLAPGLTPAATPTTHQEHS is encoded by the coding sequence ATGTCTGACCGTTCGATTATAGACTGGCCCGCCTGGACCGACTCCCCGCCCGGGCGCTACGTGCTCGACTGGGAGCAGACGCAGCTCGACCGCACCGTGTCCGACGTGTTCGGCTTCCACGCGCTGCAGCTCGGGCTGCCGCAGCTCGATACGCTGCGCGAGAACCGCATGCCGTGCCGCGGCCTCGTGCTCGATCCGGCGAGCGGCGCGAGCGCGCCCTATCACTATCCGTGGGCGCGCGAGGCGCACAGCACCGAGCATGCGCCCGCCGGACGCAGCACCGTCTGGTGCGACCTGCTCGATCTGCCGTTCGAGTCGCAGAGCGTCGACCTGATCGTGATGCCGCACACGCTCGAATTCACGTCCGATCCGCACCGGCTGCTGCGCGAAGCCGAGCGCGTGCTGATGCCGGAAGGCCAGCTCGTGATCACGGGCTTCAACTCGCTGAGCCTCTGGGGCGCGCGGCAGTCGGTCGGCAAGATGGCGAACCGGCCGTTCGTGCCCGCGACGCGCGACCAGATCACGTTCATCCGGCTGAAGGACTGGATCAAGCTGCTCGGCTTCGATCTCGAGCGCGGCCGCTTCGGCTGCTACCGGCCGCCCCTCGCCACCGACAAGTGGCTGTCCCGCTACGCGTTCATGGAGGCCGCCGGCGACCGCTGGTGGCCGATCTTCGGCGCCGTCTACATGGTGACGGCGATCAAGCGCGTGCGCGGAATGCGGCTCGTCGGCCCGATCAGGATGAAAAAGCCGGTGCTCGCGCCGGGCCTCACGCCTGCGGCCACCCCGACCACCCACCAAGAACACTCATGA
- the rnhA gene encoding ribonuclease HI, with translation MTLQTIDIYTDGACKGNPGPGGWGALLRYGAQEKELFGGEAGTTNNRMELTAVIAALEVLKRPCKVVVHTDSQYVQKGISEWIHGWKKKGWVTAAKTPVKNADLWQRLDALVAQHDIEWRWVKGHAGHPENERADALANRGVESLDRA, from the coding sequence ATGACGTTGCAAACCATCGACATCTATACCGACGGCGCCTGCAAGGGCAATCCGGGCCCCGGCGGCTGGGGCGCATTGCTGCGCTACGGCGCGCAGGAGAAGGAACTCTTCGGCGGCGAAGCCGGCACGACCAACAACCGGATGGAGCTCACCGCCGTGATCGCCGCGCTCGAGGTGCTGAAGCGCCCGTGCAAGGTGGTCGTCCACACCGATTCGCAATACGTGCAGAAAGGCATCAGCGAGTGGATCCACGGCTGGAAGAAGAAAGGCTGGGTCACCGCCGCGAAGACGCCCGTGAAGAACGCGGACCTCTGGCAGCGGCTCGACGCGCTCGTCGCGCAGCACGACATCGAATGGCGCTGGGTGAAGGGGCACGCCGGCCACCCGGAGAACGAGCGCGCGGACGCGCTCGCGAACCGTGGCGTCGAATCGCTCGATCGGGCATGA
- the dnaQ gene encoding DNA polymerase III subunit epsilon: MRQIILDTETTGLNARAGDRVIEIGCVELLNRRLTGSNLHFYVNPGRDSDPGALAVHGLTTEFLSDKPKFAEIVDELRDFVRDAELIIHNAPFDLGFLDAEFSLLGLPAFTDHCAGVIDTLVQAKQMFPGKRNSLDALCDRFDISNAHRTLHGALLDSELLAEVYLAMTRGQESLVIDMLDEGGDAHRNGDAPRMAFSGLDLPVLAATDDELAAHEAQLDALDKSVKGACVWRKEAGSEA; the protein is encoded by the coding sequence ATGCGCCAGATCATTCTCGATACCGAAACCACCGGCCTCAACGCACGCGCGGGCGACCGCGTCATCGAAATCGGCTGCGTCGAGCTGCTGAACCGGCGGCTCACCGGCAGCAACCTGCACTTTTACGTGAACCCCGGGCGCGACAGCGATCCGGGCGCACTCGCGGTGCATGGGCTCACGACCGAGTTCCTGAGCGACAAGCCGAAGTTCGCCGAAATCGTCGACGAGCTGCGCGATTTCGTCCGCGACGCGGAGCTCATCATCCACAACGCGCCGTTCGACCTTGGATTTCTCGACGCCGAGTTCTCGCTGCTCGGCCTGCCGGCCTTCACCGACCACTGCGCGGGCGTGATCGACACGCTCGTGCAGGCGAAGCAGATGTTCCCCGGCAAGCGCAACTCGCTCGACGCGCTGTGCGACCGCTTCGACATCAGCAACGCGCACCGCACGCTGCACGGCGCGCTGCTCGACTCCGAGCTGCTCGCCGAGGTGTATCTCGCGATGACGCGCGGGCAGGAAAGCCTCGTCATCGACATGCTCGACGAAGGCGGCGACGCGCACCGCAACGGCGACGCGCCGCGGATGGCGTTCAGCGGGCTCGACCTGCCGGTGCTCGCCGCGACCGACGACGAGCTCGCCGCGCACGAGGCGCAGCTCGACGCGCTCGACAAGTCGGTCAAGGGCGCGTGCGTGTGGCGCAAGGAAGCGGGTAGCGAGGCTTGA
- a CDS encoding YnfA family protein, whose translation MLSLAKIAALFVLTAVAEIVGCYLPWLVLKAGKPAWLLAPAALSLALFAWLLTLHPAAAARTYAAYGGVYIAVALAWLRVVDGVPLSRWDAAGAALALAGMSVIALQPRG comes from the coding sequence ATGCTTTCACTCGCGAAGATTGCGGCGCTTTTCGTATTGACCGCCGTCGCCGAAATCGTCGGCTGCTATTTGCCGTGGCTCGTGCTGAAGGCGGGGAAGCCCGCCTGGCTGCTCGCGCCCGCGGCGCTGTCGCTCGCGCTGTTCGCGTGGCTCTTGACGCTGCATCCTGCCGCCGCCGCGCGCACCTATGCGGCGTACGGCGGCGTCTATATCGCGGTCGCGCTCGCGTGGCTGCGGGTCGTCGATGGCGTGCCGCTGTCGCGCTGGGACGCGGCGGGCGCGGCGCTCGCGCTCGCCGGGATGTCGGTGATCGCGCTGCAGCCGCGCGGGTGA